From Paenibacillus sp. GP183, one genomic window encodes:
- a CDS encoding DHA2 family efflux MFS transporter permease subunit, which translates to MSTASPTQQVRFWPIMTAIFVGSFICILASSTINIALPILQKHFDTSLGTIQWTLTGFMLAMGTSAPVVGYFGEKFSYKRLYLFSLIGFTFASGLCATAWNPESLIAFRILQGLFSGLIIPATMSIIYQVIPREKHAMAISLWGLAAMLAPAFGPTFSGWLLQNFAWQWLFLMNIPICLIAIVLIIAFIPYYRLSVPKSFDGIGFVTVLVSSSTLLVGLSQGHTWGWSSAKTVTVLIIGALFLIAFIWRELTTSTPLLNLRVFRNGRYTISLLITNILTVSMFSGTFLTPIFLQNIQHVSAMDTGLILLPASLIMALAMPLVGKMYSTVGPRWLMAIGVVLLSAGTIFLSWLSIDVSHTYIMVWMTIRNLGIAFCMMPASNAGMERIDPLLSGHASAIMNWTRNVISSFAIAIFTTLLATHTSSHSAVLIAGGDTNKLHIGAMSFTMSVNDVYVIATLIAAVALPFCLFIGKVKPKPNPVVKTASAAT; encoded by the coding sequence ATGAGCACCGCTTCACCTACTCAGCAAGTTCGCTTTTGGCCGATCATGACCGCTATTTTCGTTGGGTCGTTCATCTGTATCCTGGCCTCCAGCACGATCAACATTGCACTGCCGATTTTGCAGAAGCATTTCGACACTAGTCTCGGTACGATTCAATGGACATTGACAGGTTTTATGCTGGCCATGGGCACATCGGCACCTGTCGTGGGATATTTCGGCGAAAAGTTCAGCTATAAGCGCTTGTACTTATTCTCTCTGATCGGCTTTACCTTCGCATCCGGCTTGTGCGCAACCGCATGGAATCCGGAGTCGCTGATCGCTTTTCGCATTTTGCAGGGATTGTTTAGCGGTTTGATCATCCCCGCGACAATGTCAATCATCTACCAAGTCATTCCGCGGGAGAAGCATGCGATGGCCATCTCGCTGTGGGGTCTTGCAGCCATGCTTGCGCCCGCATTCGGCCCGACGTTCAGCGGCTGGCTGCTTCAGAACTTCGCGTGGCAGTGGCTGTTCCTTATGAACATTCCCATTTGCTTGATCGCCATTGTTCTCATAATCGCATTTATTCCGTATTATCGGCTCAGTGTTCCCAAAAGCTTCGATGGAATCGGATTTGTTACCGTGCTGGTAAGCAGCTCCACTTTACTAGTCGGACTCTCGCAGGGACATACATGGGGCTGGAGCTCAGCCAAAACAGTTACGGTACTTATCATCGGAGCGTTGTTCTTAATTGCTTTTATCTGGCGTGAATTAACTACGTCGACTCCGCTGCTTAATCTGCGTGTGTTCCGCAATGGTCGTTATACGATATCACTGCTAATCACCAACATTCTGACGGTCAGTATGTTTTCGGGAACGTTCCTGACCCCAATCTTTCTGCAGAATATCCAGCATGTTTCGGCGATGGATACTGGCCTTATCCTGCTGCCTGCTTCGCTCATCATGGCGCTCGCCATGCCGCTTGTTGGCAAAATGTATTCAACCGTCGGGCCACGCTGGTTGATGGCGATCGGGGTTGTGCTTTTGTCCGCAGGAACGATATTCCTTAGCTGGCTGAGCATCGACGTTTCGCATACGTACATTATGGTCTGGATGACGATTCGGAACCTGGGAATCGCATTCTGCATGATGCCGGCCAGCAATGCGGGCATGGAGCGGATCGATCCGCTGCTGTCAGGTCATGCTTCCGCAATCATGAACTGGACACGAAATGTGATCAGCTCGTTCGCCATCGCCATCTTCACCACGCTGCTGGCTACACACACGTCTAGTCACAGCGCTGTTCTGATTGCAGGAGGCGACACGAACAAACTCCATATCGGCGCCATGTCATTCACGATGAGTGTCAACGACGTGTATGTGATCGCTACCTTGATCGCAGCTGTAGCCCTTCCATTTTGTTTGTTCATCGGCAAGGTAAAGCCAAAGCCGAATCCGGTCGTCAAGACGGCCAGCGCAGCAACATAA
- a CDS encoding PadR family transcriptional regulator, which translates to MNTLAYGLLNILTLAPQSGYDLMLRIQSFWPAKHSQIYPILASLEKEGLVSCEWVQQSDKPDKKVYSITEQGFESLRAWKCEPLGDPVLRDEMLLKLYGLPLDELGSYRKMIGERLEFYRLKIMQVEKKLEKFRESEEGEPKPGSTLLGVYLLLRKAAFDLQAGISWCEWALTQLQDKNE; encoded by the coding sequence ATGAATACATTAGCATACGGGTTGCTCAACATTCTTACTTTGGCTCCCCAGTCGGGGTATGATTTGATGCTCCGGATTCAGTCGTTCTGGCCTGCCAAGCATAGTCAAATCTATCCCATTCTGGCTTCTCTGGAGAAGGAAGGGTTGGTTAGCTGCGAATGGGTCCAGCAATCTGACAAGCCTGACAAAAAAGTGTATTCCATCACGGAGCAAGGGTTCGAATCATTACGGGCGTGGAAATGCGAACCTCTTGGCGATCCGGTCCTGCGGGACGAGATGCTTCTAAAGCTTTATGGCTTGCCTTTGGATGAATTGGGATCTTATCGTAAAATGATCGGCGAGAGGCTTGAATTTTATCGGCTTAAAATCATGCAGGTAGAGAAAAAGCTGGAGAAGTTTCGGGAGTCGGAGGAAGGGGAACCGAAGCCTGGATCGACATTGCTTGGAGTTTACTTGTTGCTTAGAAAGGCCGCTTTCGATCTACAGGCCGGAATCAGCTGGTGCGAATGGGCTCTTACCCAATTGCAGGACAAGAATGAATAA
- a CDS encoding YcxB family protein, with the protein MIPFYVYFFSKKKYEQNRSVYEEKECILRKEGLLIKSDSTSTDLKWSDLHKFKLTKEFLLFYFSKYQAITIPTRVFTQVQIRHVLKLAKVKVKNKISAIAVISVTFVILLAFLLIVGIIHFISRVRVMTLPTAIMTYSQNSYFVHMSLNRKNPLILLLGN; encoded by the coding sequence ATGATTCCATTTTACGTTTATTTCTTTTCTAAAAAGAAATACGAACAGAATCGATCTGTATATGAAGAAAAAGAATGTATTCTAAGAAAAGAAGGTCTACTTATTAAATCTGACTCAACTTCCACAGATTTAAAATGGAGTGATCTCCATAAATTTAAGCTCACCAAAGAATTTTTGTTATTCTATTTTAGCAAATATCAAGCCATTACAATTCCTACTCGGGTATTTACTCAAGTGCAAATTAGACATGTTTTAAAGCTAGCAAAGGTAAAAGTTAAGAATAAAATCAGCGCCATAGCAGTTATATCAGTTACTTTTGTAATTCTTTTAGCTTTTTTGCTTATCGTCGGAATTATTCATTTCATATCACGTGTCCGGGTTATGACATTACCAACTGCAATTATGACATATTCACAAAACTCGTATTTTGTACATATGTCTTTAAACCGGAAAAATCCACTCATATTACTCTTAGGGAATTAG